Proteins found in one Oncorhynchus keta strain PuntledgeMale-10-30-2019 chromosome 2, Oket_V2, whole genome shotgun sequence genomic segment:
- the marveld3 gene encoding MARVEL domain-containing protein 3, with protein sequence MPEKSRYQERDEYNKSRERDHTHDRGSSSHEERDRERKRERDRRKRDQMDERYRDEKDSGADRRVREKDNSGRQWDTTPHSHKDAPPDHRGSSQQGQQRAYTEASTSPSVGEYYEPQHRQALYNLRYALTARGLCQIMEVFVNLLIVICSGVSYSNSGGYRDLASLGGLYQYYYGGAQAFTGADADRVKELDKLFHQLKLPPYIFSMACGGALMVYACIILAFGVLRVPYRWPPVLLGEALVNLLIGLGYIPALAFYFIKLQETYDNPICTEREALYKSKGHQGFACALNGADIAGGLFGVLGVIVFIFGMVLAIRAFRAVREMKRLRAMEDSNL encoded by the exons ATGCCAGAGAAAAGCAGATACCAGGAGAGGGATGAGTATAACAAGAGCAGGGAGAGGGACCACACTCACGACAGAGGAAGCTCCTCACATGAAGAGAGAGACcgggaaaggaaaagagagagagaccggcggAAGAGAGACCAAATGGACGAGAGATACAGGGATGAGAAGGACTCTGGAGCTgacaggagggtcagagagaagGACAACTCTGGCAGACAGTGGGATACGACACCTCACTCTCACAAGGACGCACCACCTGACCACAGAGGCAGTAGTCAACAAGGACAACAGAGAGC GTATACAGAAGCCTCCACATCTCCCTCTGTGGGGGAATACTATGAGCCACAACACAGACAGGCTCTGTACAACCTCAGATATGCCTTAACAGCCAGAG GTCTATGCCAGATAATGGAGGTCTTTGTAAACCTGCTGATAGTCATCTGCTCAGGAGTGTCCTACAGTAACTCCGGGGGTTACCGGGACCTGGCCAGCCTCGGGGGTCTCTACCAGTACTACTATGGAGGAGCACAGGCTTTCACTGGAGCCGACGCAGACAGGGTCAAGGAGCTGGACAAACTGTTCCACCAGCTCAAGCTACCTCCATACATCTTCAGCATGGCCTGTGGAGGGGCTTTGATGGTTTATGCCTGCATCATTCTGGCTTTCGGGGTTTTGAGAGTGCCTTACCGCTGGCCCCCTGTGCTGCTGGGTGAGGCCCTGGTGAACCTCCTGATCGGCCTGGGCTACATCCCTGCCCTGGCCTTCTACTTCATCAAGCTGCAGGAGACCTACGACAACCCCATCTGTACAGAGAGGGAAGCGCTCTACAAGAGCAAAGGGCATCAGGGCTTTGCGTGTGCACTCAATGGAGCAGACATCGCTGGAGGCCTCTTCGgggtgcttggagtcattgttttCATCTTCGGAATGGTCTTGGCCATCCGTGCTTTCAGGGCAGTGAGGGAGATGAAGAGACTGAGAGCGATGGAAGATAGTAACTTATAA